The Macrobrachium nipponense isolate FS-2020 chromosome 1, ASM1510439v2, whole genome shotgun sequence genome includes a window with the following:
- the LOC135218913 gene encoding uncharacterized protein LOC135218913, which translates to MKKSVKLLIRLNFVMRGMSPYSLRLVPEEHLIECDEYIDSLERRKVQIMSTYKKDIHVVEDSSVRRVKVKALQPPQFSGDIRDFPNFRDDYKRLMVHCFGKDPYALRSCLSGEALNTVRGIENDYDEMLSRLDLKYGDNRKLVDAVLSDLKSIKPVNDGDNRAFVKMVERVERCWLDLQKMDLEGEMNTANTVSYIEKLLPMTQKREWVQIAEHRSSTELFKHLMAFLLKEKRVLEYINSDIRTCSSTRICHNISGQVNEEDMIASIKGIPEKHNELLQRVDQLTQIVTNLCKDNDTSQTGKCLLHEKGTHNTGSCSAFGNLGNFEKFETVRKRRACFNCLKAGHISNFCRLKNTCNVITEGQRCGKFHHPLLHGAFSEGLMYSTTLSVKSKCLVRDKALLMISKLYSNGTPLNTLWDPGSDIALKTFATAFKLGLKGRDIELTITKVGRKVEIIKSKEYVIKVTDLEGKHWYITAYGIEEITSEACKVDLTNIVLLFDDIRLF; encoded by the coding sequence ATGAAGAAGTCTGTAAAGCTTTTGATAAGGTTGAATTTTGTCATGAGAGGTATGTCTCCATATTCATTAAGGTTGGTGCCAGAGGAACATTTAATTGAGTGTGACGAATATATTGATAGTTTGGAAAGAAGGAAAGTCCAGATTATGTCTACATACAAAAAAGATATTCATGTGGTAGAGGACTCTAGTGTTAGAAGGGTTAAGGTGAAGGCTTTGCAACCGCCTCAGTTTAGTGGAGACATTAGAGATTTTCCGAATTTTAGAGATGATTATAAAAGATTAATGGTACATTGTTTTGGAAAGGATCCCTATGCACTGAGGTCATGTTTGAGTGGTGAAGCATTAAATACTGTCAGAGGTATTGAAAATGACTATGATGAAATGCTCAGTAGGTTAGATTTAAAGTATGGAGATAACCGCAAATTAGTTGATGCAGTACTTTCAGACTTGAAATCGATCAAGCCTGTTAATGATGGTGATAATAGAGCGTTTGTCAAAATGGTTGAGAGAGTCGAGAGGTGTTGGTTAGACTTACAGAAGATGGACCTTGAAGGGGAAATGAATACCGCTAACACAGTAAGCTACATAGAAAAGTTACTCCCTATGACACAAAAACGTGAGTGGGTACAAATAGCAGAACATAGAAGCTCCACTGAATTGTTTAAACATCTTATGGCCTTTCTGCTTAAAGAAAAAAGGGTACTGGAATATATAAATTCAGATATCAGGACATGTTCAAGTACTAGGATTTGTCATAATATATCAGGTCAAGTTAATGAAGAAGATATGATAGCATCCATTAAGGGTATTCCAGAAAAACATAATGAATTACTCCAACGTGTAGATCAGCTAACTCAAATAGTCACTAATTTATGTAAGGATAATGATACTTCGCAAACTGGGAAGTGCTTATTACATGAAAAAGGCACTCATAATACTGGGAGCTGCTCAGCATTTGGCAATCTAGGTAATTTTGAGAAGTTTGAAACTGTAAGGAAAAGGCGAGCATGTTTCAATTGTCTGAAAGCTGGTCATATATCAAATTTTTGTCGTCTCAAGAATACTTGTAATGTAATAACTGAAGGtcaaagatgtggaaaatttcatcATCCATTACTTCATGGAGCATTTTCAGAAGGTCTGATGTACAGTACTACTCTTTCCGTCAAGTCCAAATGTTTAGTAAGAGACAAAGCACTGCTAATGATTAGTAAATTATACAGCAATGGCACACCTTTGAATACGTTGTGGGACCCTGGAAGTGATATAGCACTGAAAACATTTGCTACTGCTTTTAAACTAGGTCTGAAAGGTAGAGACATTGAATTAACTATCACTAAGGTAGGAAGAAAGGTAGAAATTATAAAGAGTAAAGAATATGTAATCAAAGTGACTGATCTTGAAGGTAAACACTGGTATATCACGGCTTATGGCATAGAAGAGATAACATCTGAAGCATGTAAGGTAGACCTGACAAATATCGTTCTTTTGTTTGATGATATCCGTCTTTTCTGA
- the LOC135218914 gene encoding basic proline-rich protein-like, protein MPTVHCMRSTDDTTSTTGEVNIRRWPSSYVYDQWRAQPVRPRSHGRHHPPVRSPGPVWGPTRPSRDTWQQSSAHPKTRGRPGPSVPDLWRTSPGHPGTCVGPGPPIPGHMADIAARPGTRGGHCPPIPGPVAVHPGTRSGHCPSIPGPVAGRAGLSQDTWQTSPTRIKDWWQARPARPRTHGGHLPALPVTHGGTGLPILGPVVGYRPPVPGPVWWRGGYRPPIPGPVVDITHLSRDPWWISPARPGPRGGYRLPVLGPMLGQARPSRDLVVDIARLSWDPWWAGPAHPRSHGGVHLPLPGPLWGPAPAHPGTRGGHWSPPRMSRYLWRSRSARTRTQGGHRPAVPGPVVDIACPSRDLWRARPACLGTHGRHRPPV, encoded by the exons atgcctacagtgcactgcatgaggtctaCTGACGACACTACCTCCACTACGGGAGAGGTCAACATAAGGCGGTGGCCAAGCTCTTATGTCTATGATCAG TGGCGGGCCCAGCCCGTCCGTCCCAGGTCCCATGGCAGACATCACCCGCCCGTCCGATCCCCAGGACCCGTGTGGGGCccgacccgcccgtcccgggacacatggcagcAATCATCCGCCCATCCCAAGACCCGTGGCAGGCCTGGCCCGTCCGTTCCAGACTTGTGGCGGACATCACCAGGCCATCCCGGGACCTGTGTggggcccggcccgcccatcccgggacacatggcagacatcgccgcccgtcccgggacacgtggcggacattgcccgcccatcccaggacccgtggcggtTCATCCCGGGACACGTAGCGGACATTGCCCTtccatcccaggacccgtggcgggccggGCCGGCCTGTCTcaggacacgtggcagacatcgCCCACCCGTATAAAGGACTGGTggcaggcccggcccgcccggCCCAGGACACATGGTGGACATTTGCCCGCCCTTCCTGTGACCCATGGCGGAACTGgcctgcccatcctgggacccgtggttggatatcgcccgcccgtcccgggcccCGTGTGGTGGCGTGGTGGAtatcgcccgcccatcccaggacccgtggtGGATAtcacccacctgtcccgggacccgtggtggatatcgcccgcccgtcctgggccCCGTGGTGGATAtcgcctgcccgtcctgggacccatgTTGGGCCAAGCCCGTCCGTCCCGGGATCTGGTGGTGGACATCGCCCGCCtgtcttgggacccgtggtgggccgGGCCCGCCCATCCCAGATCCCATGGCGGAGTTCACCTGCCCCTCCCAGGACCCTTGTGGGGCCCGGcccccgcccatcctgggacacgtggcggacattggTCCCCCCCCCGCATGTCCCGGTACCTGTGGCGGTCCCGGTCTGCCCGTACCAGGACACAAGGTGGACATCGCCCAgccgtcccgggacctgtggtGGACattgcctgcccatcccgggacctgtggcgggcccggcccgcctgtcttgggacacatggcagacatcgcccgcccgtctAA